In the Salvia miltiorrhiza cultivar Shanhuang (shh) chromosome 8, IMPLAD_Smil_shh, whole genome shotgun sequence genome, aattttggaacTTTGTGATGATAGATTGAATTCTAggtttgttttgtttgagttcTTGATTCCCCATAGTTGAATTTCCTAGTAAATTCTCTGCTGATTGGTTTATGTGGAATGGTGTTGCAGCCAGGAAATCTGCTGAGACACCATGGACTACGGTTCGTGACTTCATCGTTGGAGAAGAAGGAACAAGCGTTGAGAGTCGAGAAAGAGAAGATCTCAGCTGAAGAGGCGCAACAAGAACTGAAGACTGCAACTGGAGCTCAGGATGATGAATGCCATGGAACAGAGAGTGAAGACGTTGGTGAGGCGAAGGCTAATGGAATAAGACCGTCTGCTGCCTATCAAATTGCAGCTACTGCGGCTTCCTATCTGCATTCGCATACCAGAAGCATTCTTCGGTTGAAATCATCCAAATCAACGGCGAATGATGAGGATTTGGCTGAAGAAGCCGAGGGACGCATGAATGAGGACGTGGCTTCGTTGATGGCAACCACAGACTCGGTGACTGCAGTTGTTGCTGCAAAGGAGGAAGTAAAGCAGGCCGTTGCAGATGATCTGAACTCGATCAAATCCTCACCGTGTGAGTGGTTTGTTTGTGATGATGATCAAAACGCCACGAGATTCTTTGTCATACAGGTAGAATGATGCTGTCGTTAGTTTATCCACGTTGCGACTAGCTTGTAATATGATAATGTTACTAACTCGAATTTTCCAAACCTGTCCTTTTTAGGGGTCAGAGTCGCTGGCTTCATGGCAAGCTAATCTATTGTTTGAGCCCATTCAGTTTGAGGTAACTACACATAAACTAACCATATTGCAAAATATTTCTCATATTATTTCAAGTTGTTGGCCTTCAAATGTATATGATGTCTGAGAAATTGCTTTATGGTAACCCTTTAGTTATAATCACTGTTGATCGATGTGTGTTTCGTGACAACGAAAATCTGATTCATCGCGTTTCTTCAGGGTCTGGACGTCCTCGTTCACAGAGGTATCTACGAGGCTGCAAAAGGGATTTACGAGCAAATGCTGCCTGAAATCCGGGAGCATCTCAAATCTCACGGTGAACGTGCCAAATTCCGTTTCACAGGGCACTCACTCGGCGGAAGCCTGTCATTGCTCGTAAATCTCATGTTGCTGATAAGGGGCGAAGCGCCTCGTTCCTCTTTGCTTCCTGTGATAACTTTCGGGTCGCCATCAATCATGTGTGGTGGGGATCGCCTGCTGCGCAATCTGGGGCTGCCTCGACATCATGTCAAGTCGATCACAATGCACCGGGACATCGTACCACGTGCTTTCTCGTGCAACTATCCCAACCATGTTGCTGAGTTTCTCAAGGCTGTGAATGGGAACTTCCGCAATCTTTCGTGCCTCAGCAAACAGGTATGGATACACAAAACAATGTTGCCTATAACATACAACCGTATCGCCTTTTCTTGATGCGTGGCGAGATTTATAACGTTTCTGCAACGCTCGTTTTGATATGACTAAGTTGGGTCCCTTTTAGTCGTTTTAGTCGCGTAGGGGTAACCAATTCTCGTGTGTTTTTTCTTGCTTTTCGTAGTTGCTATGTGCTTTATTTTGTAGGAACTATTGATCCATTTTGTTGCATATAACTAACTTTGTTGTCTTCAATATTTTTCCATCAACAGAAGTTGTTATACACTCCAATGGGGGATTTCTTGATTCTCCAACCCGACGACAAATTCTCGCCCAGCCACGACCTCCTCCCCTCGGGCAGCGGCCTCTATCTGCTGACCTGTCGAGAAGAAGACGCTGACGAGGCAGAGAAGCAGATCCAAGCTGCACAGACCGTGTTCTTGAACTCGCCTCACCCTCTCGAGATCCTGAGCGACCGTGCTGCATACGGCTCCGGTGGCTCCATCCAACGAGACCACGACATGAACTCTTACTACAAATCCGTTAGGAACGTCATCCAGCTCGAGCTGAAACGCATCAGGAAGGCGAGGAGGGAGCGCCGCAGGAAAGCCTGGTGGCCGCTGCTTGCACCCGGTGGGATCAATGCCGGCATCATCGTTACTAGGCCGGGCAGCGGCATGGTCGGGCAGGGGCAGCTGAACTTTGCCGGCGTCGTTCAGACTGGGCGGGAGTCGCTGAAACGGTTTAGTCGGTTAGTTGCCTCTCAACACATGCATCTGCTTGTGGTGTTCTTGTTTCCTGCAAGATTATTGATATTGGGAGCCTTTAGTTTGGTCAAATTTAATTGATCATAAACACTTTTGCAAACTTTGGGTGATGATTTTTCACTAGGGTTTGCAATAATAGTAGTAGATGattctttattcatttttccaAATGGGAGGCAAGAATCTTGGTGACCAAATTGCAAACTTTGGTCAAATTATGGAAATTTACACGAATAttgttcttatatatatataaataaacatttatttatatatacttgCATTTGATTGAATTTGTTGTGTTAATTTGTTCGAATATTAGTTGATTGGTTTTTGTTGTGCAAATGAAGTAAGATGGAGTATGTGTTTGGTGAAGTGATGAGCTCGTGATATGGTTTATTTTGTGCATCATTTtgcaaaaattatttattatgctCTACAAATTAATAGGAGTTTGATAAATAAATCGATGTTGTCATATAGCAAATTTGCCCCATAAGCGTTAAAATGATACTCGTTAAATTGACACTCTTTGAatctaaatataaatataaatattaataaatctattaatcaaTATTCCCTCAAAAAAGTAATCTATTAATCAATAAATTTGGAGATCCCGAGCACATTACTATAGTTGTTCAtcacctaaaaaaaaaaaaaatactgctCCCTCCGTTCctaacgaaatgtcctgtttttctttttgggctgtcccaaacgaaatgtcctgtttccttttttgacaatacactctctctcaatacttaatatttaaataattttcaccaacccactttatctacttcatacacattttttaatctccgtgccgaaaagaaatgagacatttcgtttgggacggaaggagtataatttACAATTTTCATCAGAATTCTTGTAGCGACTGCCAACGGTTAGTAGTGAAATGACGAAGTTGTAGTtaagtacttcctccgtcccattccaataggctcacttgtTTTGGgtatggagattaagaaaatgGTAGTAAAgtgtgtggtccacaccaattaagtacaacttttttacccaaaaagaaaaataagtttATTGGAGTGGAACGAAGGAGAgtataattttgaatttcattaatatttttaGATCGAAATATTTCGAATGAAAAAAGTCTTGTCAAAAACATCGATATCGATGTTTGCGTGATTGCAAACTACACGTTTTTTAGGTGTCATTGGCAGTATTTGCGCAAAAATTCACGTTATGGTTTTAGCATAATTATCGCAAATATGCAACAGAAACTTACAAAAATTGTTTGtcaaactaaataaatttcaaCCACAGAGTTGGAACACTGTTTCTTAACCACATCAACTTTGAAGAGCATGAAAATGTTGTTGCAAATGTGCAAACTTGACGTCAGAAATGTTTTctatttgatataaaaaatacttctcaaaaaaaaaaaaaaaaaaaaaaaaacacattacCTAACTAGTCGGTAAAAAATTTCAGCCATTTGATTTTCGCAATGAAAGGAATTAATAAATACCTCTCCCTACTTTATAGGTAGCATTAAAATTATGTTACACATTTGATAGGTGTTGCAGATGTAGACAGATTGTGTAATAAAATTACCAGCATTCTTGATTTTGGTTTTTCTTTTGTCAAGTTCGAATAGTACTATATATGTCAATTATGCCTAATTCAAATGACAAAATTGAGGCATTTAAAAATTTTTCTTGGTGAAAAATTTTAGGTTCAATCTCGTCCGCGGATAATTTTCTCACTTTTGTGTGGGCAGTTGGTTCCACATGCGTACGGTTATTTTTTCACATTTGTGTGATGTGGAGGTCCCGTATGCGTAcgtagggatggcagtggatcttggacccggtccagatccgtggatccagatccgtttttacggatctgaatcccaattttttggacccgatagatctggatctggatctcagttttgaaaacggatctggatctagatcttgaaattttagatccggatccggcccagatccgacccgtggatccgttttattttatatatattttatattttatatttagtttactaataatattaactaaattaaaactaataaataaattatatttaaaagaataaaaactaaaagtaattagataaaagtattttgtgttatatttttcatgatggaaattagatgttgttgattttgtgaaatttttttaatttaatttaaaaatagtagatccatggatctagacccgtggacccgcggatctggatctggatccaaaattttcagatccacggatctggatctggtatatgaaaacggatctggatctggtattggccagacccggtccagatccggcccgttgccatccctatgcGTAcgagttgcttatttgattatataataaataccttttataattctaaaaaaaataggacTATATATTAAGTATATATTACTAAGCATGAATTATTCGACTAATGGAAGTAACGATGGGGAAAGATCCAATAACCAAATCTCATTTCTTAGTATACAAAATTAAGTACATTGACAT is a window encoding:
- the LOC131000340 gene encoding phospholipase A1 PLIP2, chloroplastic, which translates into the protein MDALWFKAGIHAMAAAPIAAASGNGEVRLSDRPSVSTAQPKSSPWGFTFRHPLRSLWPGPGGKNRFEPAISVDDAVLAEERDDVRESEEEGRNGNWVLKILHVRSLWKEEEKHGDLVEELGVKLEEDGKDCGGEREGCDVCDCDYDDEENIQFDRESFSKLLRKVPLAEARFYSQMSYLGSLAYSISQIKPGNLLRHHGLRFVTSSLEKKEQALRVEKEKISAEEAQQELKTATGAQDDECHGTESEDVGEAKANGIRPSAAYQIAATAASYLHSHTRSILRLKSSKSTANDEDLAEEAEGRMNEDVASLMATTDSVTAVVAAKEEVKQAVADDLNSIKSSPCEWFVCDDDQNATRFFVIQGSESLASWQANLLFEPIQFEGLDVLVHRGIYEAAKGIYEQMLPEIREHLKSHGERAKFRFTGHSLGGSLSLLVNLMLLIRGEAPRSSLLPVITFGSPSIMCGGDRLLRNLGLPRHHVKSITMHRDIVPRAFSCNYPNHVAEFLKAVNGNFRNLSCLSKQKLLYTPMGDFLILQPDDKFSPSHDLLPSGSGLYLLTCREEDADEAEKQIQAAQTVFLNSPHPLEILSDRAAYGSGGSIQRDHDMNSYYKSVRNVIQLELKRIRKARRERRRKAWWPLLAPGGINAGIIVTRPGSGMVGQGQLNFAGVVQTGRESLKRFSRLVASQHMHLLVVFLFPARLLILGAFSLVKFN